The Vreelandella piezotolerans genomic interval TGGGCGGCTTCTTCGTCGGCTTGGGTCGGGTCTTGGTTATCGCTGAGGATGAACACTTCGAAGTGCTGACCGATGACGCGGGCGGTGTCCTCGCCCTGTGTGCTTGGCTGTTGAAGCAGTGAGCGGCAAGTAGCCTCCAATCCGGCAATGGTGGGAATGGGCGGCTCGGCGTAAATCGGCATGACCAGCGCCGTCCGGCTGACCAAGCGACTGGCGGTCGGTCGCTCTGCCGTCAAGGGTTTGAGGCTAAGCGGGTCGAGACGCAGCGCACAGATCACAAAACCGCAAATGGCCCCCCAAAAAGCCAGCGCAATCCAGCTGAAGGTGAGGCCAAATAGCGTCAGCATGGCGATTTGCCAGCCCAGCGCGAGGTTGGTCACTACTTGCACCATGGCGGCGCAGCCCAGCAGGCTGGTACCAATGACCAGCGTGGCTAGCAGTGCGCGCCGAGCGTTGAGCCACGGTATGGACGGCATTAACGAAGGTGGATTACGCATTGGGATACCACACGTAGTTCCAGGTTTCGGTGACGGGCTCACCGTCTCTCATCAAACGCAAGCGTATATCGCTCGGCTGGGGGCTGGGTGGAAGCCTGAACGTGGCGCGTCGGCCGTGATGGGGGAGTACTTTGATTTGGGGCAGTAGCGCTTCGCCATCGCGCACGCTGATATCCAGTGAGAGCTCTGCATCGGCCGCTAACGTCTCTAACGCGCCGCCGCTAAAATCGACCACGAACTGGCGCTGCTCGGCGGATGGGGAGTCCGCTTCACCCGGTACGGCGGCGCTGCCATGCCGAGTGCGTATCACTTTTCCCAGTGCGTGGGCGTCGGGCTGCTCGTTCAAAGTGTAAGTGCGGTAGTGCAGGCGCCGAGAGTCACCGGCGTCGAGCGCATCTTCGGCGACCCAGTAAGCCACGATGTTGTCGTGGGTTTCGTCAGGGGTGGGTATTTCCACCAGCTCCACGTGACCTTTTCCCCATGCCTCCAGCGGCTCGACCCACTGGCTAGGGCGGCGATGGTAGTTGGCTTCCAGGTCCAAGTAGCGGTCGAAGCGACGTTCGCGCTGCATCAGGCCAAAGCCTTGTGGTGCATCATCGACGAAGCTCGACACACGGACCTCACTGGGGTTGCTCAGCGGTCGCCAGATCCACTCGCCGCTACCGGTGTGCATTAAAAGACCATCGGAGTCATGCACTTGAGGGCGAAAGTCATCTGGCCGCTGGGCGCTCGCTTCTCCAAAGGTGAACATACTGGTCAGTGGGGCGATGCCGACTTTTTCGATATCTTCCCGGGCAAAGATCTCGGCTTCTATGTCGGCTTCGGTGTGCGCCCCAGGGGTGAGCGTGAATCGGTAGGCACCGCTGAGCGACGGGCTATCCATCAGCGCCATGAGCGTGACGCTCTCGGCGTCGCTGTCTGGCGTGACTAGCCAAAACTCACGAAAGGCAGGGAATTCTTCGCCCTGGGACGAGGCGGTGTCGATCGCCAGCCCCCGGGTGGATAACCCGTAGGCTTGATGTTGGCCCACTAAACGAAAGTAGCTGGCGCCGAGAAAGACGGAGAATTCATCCGCATAGTCGGGATTATTGAGCGGATAGTGGAGACGAAATCCGGCGTGTCCGCTGCCGCTCAGGTCGTGCTCCAGCAGGTCGCTGGCGTCGCCATCGTAGCGAAAATCGTCGGTGGTGAAGTCGAGCGGGACGACCTCACCGTTTTCGACCAGATTGAGTGCCACCGGCGTTTGAAATAGAAACCCGCTGTGGAAGAGCTGTAGGCTAAAGGGGCTTTCCTCGCGCCAGTAGGCGCGCTCTGGGTTGAAGCGAATTTGTCGATAGCCATCGTAGTCAAGTGATCGTAGCGCTTCGGGCAACTGGGCGTCGGGAGCTGTATAGGGGGCAGCAGCTAATTGTTTGGCGCGTTCTATGACTTGTTGAAACACGGGATCTTCGCTGGCGGCAGCGGGAAGGGCAAGCATCCAACTCAGTGAGACGATCCATTTTGCAGCCGTTCGACAATCCATGGGCGAGTTCCTTTCGTGACCTGATAGAGTGGACAACACGTCATTGTGTGAAATGTTTAAACAAAACCTATACGCTTAGCAAGCTGTGTTAAAAATAGTGGTTTAACGGTTCAAGGCTCCAGGGCCTTCAATCGGTTATACCGCTGATGCTCTCCTCAACGCTACTGGTGAAATGAATGCGTCGTCTCCTCATTACGGCTTGTGCGCTGAATGTGCTGCTGGTGGCTCCGCTGTGGTGGCGCTTTGGCACGCTATCGCCCTTGATCGCCTGGGAAGCGTGGGTGATTGCCCCGGCCATGCTACTGCTACCGGCCGGTCGCTGGCGGCGCTGGTTGGGGAGCGGTGTCGTGAGCGCCCTGGCATTGGCAACGGCGACCAACCTTGGCGATGCCGCTACGCATACGGCGTTTGGCCGTTCGCTGAACCTTTATCTGGACGTGCCGCTCGTGCGCTCCATTTACCATTTACTAGTGGGTAATGTAGGCCAACTGGCGGCAATTTGCCTGATGTTGCTAGGCGGTGTACTGCTCATTGGCGTGCTGTGGCTCATGCTGCGCCTGCTACTGCCTGCTCGCCCTCCCACGCGCCGTGGTCGGGCGAGAAACGCGGCCGTCGTGTTGCTAGTGGTCAGTTCGAGTATGGCTCTGTTAGAGGTAAATCACTATCGCCTAGTTCCCCAGGCCGCACTGCCGATGGTCGCCACTGCCCGTTTTCAGTGGGAACAGGTGGTCGATACGCACCGCGCTCGGCAAGCGTTTACCGCGCAGTTGGAAGAGACGCCGATAGCGGCGCAGGTACTGCCAGGTTTGGCAGGGCGAAACGTACTACTGACGTTCATCGAGTCTTATGGTGTGTCTGCCCTGAAAGACCCTCGCTATAACCGCACACTGCTGCTCACCTTGGAAGACCTTAAGCGACGACTATCCCAGCGTGACCTGCACGTGGTATCGGGGTTGGTCGCATCGCCCATCCGCGGCGGACAGTCGTGGCTTGCCCATGCGACGACGCTAAGCGGGCGTTGGATAGACAATCAGCTTTGGTATCGACTGATGCTAGAGAGCGGCCACTCGACGATGATCGACGATTTTCGTGCCTCCGGGCAGCGCACGCTCAGCGTGATGCCTGCGATCACCCTGGCGTGGCCAGAGGGGCGTGCTTACGGCTTCGACCAAATCGTCGCCGCAAAAGACATGCCCTACGAAGGGCCGCCGCTCAACTGGGTCACCATGCCGGATCAATTTACGCTCGACTATACTCAGCGCGAGCTGCTGGGTAACTCACCTCTGTTCGCCCAGATCGCACTGATCTCGAGTCACGCTCCCTGGACACCCATTCTGCCCGTGCTGGAAAACTGGTCGCTGGTGGGCGATGGCAGTCTCTATGCCCCTTGGGAGAACGCGGGTGATCCGCCCGAGGTGATCTGGCGAGATTTGGAGCGCATTCGCGACCACTATGCGTGGTCGGTGGACTACGCTGTTAGCGTGGCAGGACGCTGGGCCGAGCGCGTGGCCAATGAACAGACGCTGCTCATCGTGCTGGGCGACCATCAGCCCGCCCCGTTGATTACCGGCGACGAAGCCAGTGCTGCCGTACCGGTACATATCATCAGCGGCGATCCAGCACTGCTGGACCCTTTCAAACGGCGTGGCTTCGTGGAGGGGATGCTGCCCCCCCTAGCGCACCCGCAGGAGGCGCCGAGGATGAGCCAACTTCGCCACTGGCTGCAGCAGGACTTTGGCCCCGCAGCAACATCAGCAAGGACGACACCATGATTCAACCGGTTATTTTGAGTGGCGGAAGCGGTACCCGGCTTTGGCCGCTCTCCCGCGAGCAGATGCCCAAGCAGTTTTTGCGTTTGACCGGCAAGCAGAGCCTGCTTCAACAGACGCTCACGCGTCTGGAGGGCTTGTCCACGCTGCCGCCGATCTTGATGGGCCACCACTCGCACCGTTTTTTGATGGCCGAACAGCTGCGTGAAATTCAGCATGAGGGGCAAATCGTTCTAGAGCCTGTGGGCCGCAATACCGCTCCTGCCATTGCCTGCGCCGCTCTGCTGGCGCGCCAGTCGGGCGAGGATCCACTGCTATTAGTACTGCCCGCCGACCACGTACTAGGCGATGTTGCCGCGTTTAAGCACAGCGTGCAGCGTGCCGAGCCGCTGGCGGAGCAGGGCTATTTAGTGACGTTTGGCGTGGTGCCGACGCATCCGGAAACGGGCTATGGCTATATTGCTTGCGGTGACGTTTTGGGCGAAGGCCACCATTTGGCCGCGTTTATTGAAAAACCGGTATTGGAGAAAGCCAAAGCGCTGCTGGCCCAGGGAGATACGCTGTGGAACAGCGGTATGTTCTTGCTGCGCGCCTCCCGTTATTTGGCGGAGCTCGAGCGGCTTGCGCCCGATATGTTGTCAGCCTGCCAAGAAGCCGTGGCGCGCACTCAAAGCGACCTCGATTTTTTACGCTTGGACGAACACG includes:
- a CDS encoding mannose-1-phosphate guanylyltransferase/mannose-6-phosphate isomerase; this encodes MIQPVILSGGSGTRLWPLSREQMPKQFLRLTGKQSLLQQTLTRLEGLSTLPPILMGHHSHRFLMAEQLREIQHEGQIVLEPVGRNTAPAIACAALLARQSGEDPLLLVLPADHVLGDVAAFKHSVQRAEPLAEQGYLVTFGVVPTHPETGYGYIACGDVLGEGHHLAAFIEKPVLEKAKALLAQGDTLWNSGMFLLRASRYLAELERLAPDMLSACQEAVARTQSDLDFLRLDEHAFQRCPSESIDYAVMEHCAQAAVVPLDAQWSDIGSFDALMATHTPDSADNVVTGDGVLSDTRRSLVVANHRLVATLGVEDLIVVETSDSVLVAHRDKAQGVKQLVAALTQAGRSEPQTSPQVHRPWGSFQAMDNGDRYQVKHITVRPGGRLSLQRHHHRAEHWVVVSGTAKVTVDERTYLVSENQSTYIPIGALHRLENPGKIPLELIEVQSGSYLGEDDIERLDDVYARHRDE
- a CDS encoding alkaline phosphatase; protein product: MRRLLITACALNVLLVAPLWWRFGTLSPLIAWEAWVIAPAMLLLPAGRWRRWLGSGVVSALALATATNLGDAATHTAFGRSLNLYLDVPLVRSIYHLLVGNVGQLAAICLMLLGGVLLIGVLWLMLRLLLPARPPTRRGRARNAAVVLLVVSSSMALLEVNHYRLVPQAALPMVATARFQWEQVVDTHRARQAFTAQLEETPIAAQVLPGLAGRNVLLTFIESYGVSALKDPRYNRTLLLTLEDLKRRLSQRDLHVVSGLVASPIRGGQSWLAHATTLSGRWIDNQLWYRLMLESGHSTMIDDFRASGQRTLSVMPAITLAWPEGRAYGFDQIVAAKDMPYEGPPLNWVTMPDQFTLDYTQRELLGNSPLFAQIALISSHAPWTPILPVLENWSLVGDGSLYAPWENAGDPPEVIWRDLERIRDHYAWSVDYAVSVAGRWAERVANEQTLLIVLGDHQPAPLITGDEASAAVPVHIISGDPALLDPFKRRGFVEGMLPPLAHPQEAPRMSQLRHWLQQDFGPAATSARTTP
- a CDS encoding glucan biosynthesis protein translates to MDCRTAAKWIVSLSWMLALPAAASEDPVFQQVIERAKQLAAAPYTAPDAQLPEALRSLDYDGYRQIRFNPERAYWREESPFSLQLFHSGFLFQTPVALNLVENGEVVPLDFTTDDFRYDGDASDLLEHDLSGSGHAGFRLHYPLNNPDYADEFSVFLGASYFRLVGQHQAYGLSTRGLAIDTASSQGEEFPAFREFWLVTPDSDAESVTLMALMDSPSLSGAYRFTLTPGAHTEADIEAEIFAREDIEKVGIAPLTSMFTFGEASAQRPDDFRPQVHDSDGLLMHTGSGEWIWRPLSNPSEVRVSSFVDDAPQGFGLMQRERRFDRYLDLEANYHRRPSQWVEPLEAWGKGHVELVEIPTPDETHDNIVAYWVAEDALDAGDSRRLHYRTYTLNEQPDAHALGKVIRTRHGSAAVPGEADSPSAEQRQFVVDFSGGALETLAADAELSLDISVRDGEALLPQIKVLPHHGRRATFRLPPSPQPSDIRLRLMRDGEPVTETWNYVWYPNA